Genomic DNA from Euleptes europaea isolate rEulEur1 chromosome 14, rEulEur1.hap1, whole genome shotgun sequence:
GGATACTGGGGAGGGGGTTGTCCCCCTATGGATAATAATTTCTTCCCCAGTAAGGGAGAAATCTCTGAACAATATACACCCTTGAAGTATCGTTTGTACTCCATGAGGAAACTCGCTGCCGATGCACAACTCTCCTGAATACCCGAGGGACCTCTGAAGGGCCCTCTCCAACGTGACGCTTTTCAAAAGCTGGCTCAGTTCTTTGAACAGGTTTCATCTGCAAAGCGCTTTGTTTAAATTAGAAAGATCCCGTTCCAGTCACTGACAGTTCTGAGGTACTTCATTAAACCTCACAAAAGAGTgttagggaaaaaaagaaaaaaagaaaacaagaggaAAATCAAAGCGCTCATCTCTATCAGATGAGATCTGACAGGAGATGAGGGCAGGACGCGCAGCTTTTTGTTATTTACAGGCCTGAAGTTGTAAGACATTTCTGGTGCTTTATCAGTttgaaaggaaaggagggaagggggaaactaCCCTCTCAAACAGGTTGTTGAAAACAAGATTCCTGTTCTTAGAAGCATGTATGCGATTTCCCTGAAGCCTCTTCATAATTCTCTTTGTGAAAAATCTCTTTTTGCCCTGTGTTAGCTGAGAGAAAGTGTGCCAGGATGTTCCGTGGGGGTGAGAGAGAATTTCAACCTATAATCATAGATTTCACAGAGATTTCTCATTAGATTTtaatggaggggagggagttctgtTGTTTCTTTCCATGTGTGGGTCTGAAATCAAATTGCAGAGCAATCCCAAAACAGGTCTAGTCAGAACCTTGCCCTCaccttgatagcccaggctagcctgatcccaaaAGATCTCagaagaccatcaaggaagaccagggtcactacacagaggcagcaatggcaaaccacctctgaacatcttttgccttgaaaaccctacatggctgCTATAAATCAGCCTCATTttgatggcaatttccaccaccaccagtcagAACCATacttcatttagggttgccagctttggcttaggaaattcctggagatttggaagtggagtctagggagggggaggggagacctcagcaggctatattatccaccccccaaagcaaccattttctccagggaaactgatctctgtagtctggagatgagttgtatttTAGAGTTGCTAcctatctgggttgggaaatgcctggagattttgtgggtagagcctgaggagggtggggtttggggaggggagggtcttcaatgggttataatcccacagaatccactttccaaagcagtcattttctccaggtgaattaatctctgtcacctggagatcagttgtaatcccaggagatcaccagccaccacctgaaagttggcagccttagtcgtaattccaggagatctccccctagaggctggcaaccctatggggcttcctcctaggaaaatgtttttaggattgccccattgaagagggggttggggaAAGCACATcaaaggaaaggagggggaacaaccaagaagaagaaagagtcaCTGTGCAGTTTATATGACGCCTGCCAGGGTCATCTTTGCCACTGAAATAGAAAGGTACTGGTTGAAAATTCAGACCATCCTGCCGTAATCCCACCATAGGGCTACATTTTGGAAGGCAGTAAATCCTGAGAGATTTTGCTTCTAGAGGTAAGGAAGAGAAGGGCAGATGCAGAGTTCAAAACTCCCATGACATTATCGTAAATCTTGAGATAGCAATTAGGGTAATATTTCCAGCTTCGTTTTTTTCCATGCTGACGAAGGAGTTAAAGGTGATAAAAGAAATGTTCCATCTGCCTCCCTCtaaggtttggagggggggtggagtTTCCTCATTTTTAATCTGAGGATTTCTACTGCCTGGTTTTGTATCATCCCCTTCATTGCAAAGATTTGCATCCATTCCCTAGTGAGACTCGAGAGTCGCTAGAGAGTTCCCACTAGCTCCTGGTGCTTCTCTTGCCAGTATGGAGtaacacaaaaataaatgaaCTTATTCTCataccatttttgtgtgtgtgtgtgaagtgctgtcaagtcacagccgatttatggcgaccccttttggggttttcatggcaagagactaacagaggtggtttgccagtgccttcctctgcacagcaactctggtattccttggtggtctcccacccaaatattaaccagggctgaccctgcttagcttctgcgatctgacgagatcaggctagcctgggccatccaggtcagggccataccACTTTTAGAActcattattttaaaattgtcAAGTCAATCTCAGGATTCTTCAGAGTAAATCATGATTTATTTGCTATTTTTTGGTTTCCAACTAGCTGGTTTTAAACAGggtgaagttgtgtgtgtgtgtgtgaacatactTAGAGCATGCAATCCTACAAATaaggttgttaacctccaggtggggcctggagacctcctagaattacaactgatctccagaagaagaagagttggtttttatatgccgactttctctaccacttaaggaagaatcaaaccatcttacaatcaccttcccttcccctcaccacaacagacatcctgtgaggtaggtgaggccgagagagctcgaagagagctgtgactagcccaaggtcacccagctggcttcatgtgtaggagtggggaaaccaacccggttctccagattagtgtccgctgctcatgcggaggagtggggaatcatactcggttctccagattagagtccacctctccaaaccacagctcttaaccactacaccacgctggctctcagactacagggatcagtttccctggagaaaatggcagcttttggagGATGGGGGCTCTATTgtgttatacccctctgaggtcccttctccaaaccctgtccttcctcaaatcaccaggaattcctCCAGTGGCACATCCTGCATATGTTTCTCACAGGCACCAACTCATTACAATTCTCATACCAACTCAATATTGCCATGCCTCACATTCATTCTAAATGAGCAATGATCAAAAGCAAATTCCAATCTATATCCATGTCGGCATTTCAGAATCAGGTCAATGGATTTCCAGTTCCTTTCaactgccttcaagtcacagcatgCCTTCTGAATCACCTGCACTATACATCTTTCTGAACAGAAACTGAAAAGGcctccagattaaaaaaaaagaagtcacTGGCTAATGCCATACAAAGAGCATGGAGTCTGGGGGGGGAAAAAAAAACGCCAGCTTCTGAATTCTCAAGAATTTATTTCATTCAAGAGGACCTAAAACAGCTTACGATAGTTAGGCATAAATAAAATCCCTTTAAAACCATAAAATGAAAAGATCGTCAagcataaaacaaattaaaactaaCAAAAAGAAGCAATCCTGGGTGTAAAGAACAAAATCCGTTTTCAAAAGTCCTTTCAGATAAGCCTGTTTTCAACTTTTGGCAGAGGGCAAGTAGAGATAGGGCTATTTGTGGGAAATTCCATCACCTGGGGCAACAGCTGAAAAGACCCTGTTGCCAGTACCCACTTCTATAAATGCAGGCTTCTGTGGAAGGGCCCTGCTGGCAGACCTCAGGACGCAGGAAAGTTTCTATGGATGGATGCAGTCCTTTGGACCCAAGCCCTTTATTGCTTTAAGAGGTGgcctccatttttatttttgttgttgttacttttCCAGCACATACATATTTAACTGCCATCAAGTAGCATCCAAGCCCCagctaggggctttcaaggcaagtgagaagcagaggtggtttgccatggccttcctcggcagagccttccttggtggtctctcatccaagtaccgaccctgctgagcttccgagatctgaggagattgggctagacCATTCTaccttccctctctttcccagCACACAGAGAAACCACATTGTGTCTTAAACTTCAACCGATAGCCAAAGGCCAGAGgtgaacaagaacataagaaatgtcatgatggatcagaccaaagtccatcaagtccagcagtctgttcacacagtggccaaccaggtgcctctaggaagcccacaagcaagatgactgcagcagcagcatcctggctgtgttcctcagtactcatataataggcatgctcctctgaaattgtagagaaaaggaaggaaggaaggaaggaaggaaggaaggaaggaaggaaggaaggaaggaaggaaggaaggaaggaaggaaggaaggaaggaaggaaggaaggtcatgctgaatcagaccagcagcattgtcctgcctgtgctccatagcacctaatataataggcatgctcctctgatcctggagacaataggtatgcatcataactagtatccatttttactagcagccatgaatacccctctcctccatggacatgtccactcccttgttaaagccttccaagttggcagccatcaccacatcctgtggcagggatttccacaatttaagaGCTCCATTCCGATACTATTCTCCCTTGAAGGATTTTAGACATTCGACCACAGGCTGCCCATGACTGCTGTATACTGGAGGTCACCATCTGCCTTCATCTTATTCTTTGTAGCCTAGCAACTCTTTCATGCTTCTCTGCAAACGAGATGAAGGCCACTGGTCCCATTCTCATGGGATGATGGCAGCCACTACGTTCTACATTATGAAGTCTTTTAAAGGATCCTAGCCCAGGAagccaaacagatactctctgtCTTACCCAAAGGGTCGCCTGCAGGTCATTCCGGCAGGGAAAGGTGCCCAGCCTTGCTGTGCTGTTGTGCTAGAGGAGGGTGAGCCTAGGGGTGACTCCAGCATCAGAGAAGGTGAAGCAAATTGGATGGTGGAATATCTAGATGAGACTGATGCTCTGGAGCTATTACTGCTGGCGTCAGCCTGCCAAGATTGGGAGGTATCGCATAAATTAGGCTTCTGAAGAAGCCGGTGGGGTGaggaagcttttgtgagtcacgcAATAGaatactttttcttcttcttttttgcatgcCCACAGGGCTCtcttcagcctctgcccccaaaagttTCCATCTGGGTCTCTTAGAGGTTCTGGTATCATGGTGGTTTGGTTGCATTGAGAGCAGTCACGGACTCTGGCTTGGCCCAACTTTAGATGCGAACACTGGAATGGGTGTGATgtagtggctgtggctcagtggtagaaaatctgcttggcatgcagaaggtccctggttcgatccccggcatcttcatttaaagggaccaagcaagtaggtgatgtgaaagacctctgcctgagaccctggagagctgctgccagtctgagtaggcaatactgactttgatgtgcTTGTGTGGCTAACAGACTGAGGTGCATTCCAAGATGTTCCCTGTTCCGATCACTTCTCTGCCATAAACTCTCTACATGGCCTTTGGCAAATGGCTGCTTCTCAGTCTCATTTTCCCACAATCTGGGGATAATAAAACAGGTCCGCCTaaaagttagggttgccgacctcctggtggagcctggaaatctcctggaatcgcaactgatctccagactacagagatcagttcccctggagaaaatggatgctttggagtgtggactctgtggcattgtaccctactgaggtcccccccaaatctccagaaatttcccaacctgaagttggcaaccctatagttggGTTGTTGTCAGGATTACAAGATAATGAAGTGTTGTGAATCCTGAATGGGTTCTTACGAAACCCGTGACCAATCCTCTGAGTGGGCCCAACTtggttattgtttttttaatcccttgGCCCTCTTTCTTTTAAATGGTTTATTCTGCACAtcgcctccaaagcagccctcagTAGAGCGCCCCACGCGTGTCTTTGTGGGATCCACTCTTTCCCTCTAAttcttctgagcaaaagaaatatTTCTAATTCCTTCTGTGATTATATAAGTGTACACTTTATAGTTGTTATTGGGAATACACATGGCTTAAAACAAACCAAGAGCGATCCCTATAACGAAGACCATACAATAGCCCTTTCTTCTCTTTAATGCACAGTTTTATCACCACTAAGCACTGTTGTATGTATTTCGTACCTTCTCTGTACTCTCTGGCTTTCTCCTCTGAGATATCCATCACATTTTACCTGTCCATTGCTCAAATTCTAGCTCTTACTCTCCTACAGCTGCTCCATCCCTGTGAGAACCCACCGCATCCCATCAAGAATAGTGCACGCCTCATCTTCCATTCACTCTTTCCACACAACCCAGCAAACACTCTGTATTTTCCTGCTCTCTCACACATAAGTAGTCCAACCATTCTGCAAGCATATCCAGACCCCACTGATATCTCACACCCCAGATTGCTCTGCCTCAGAACTAACCCAAAGACCAACAAACGCTATTATCTGTAACTACCTCAAGGAAAACCAAAATGGGAAAcccgtgtggtatagtggctagagtatcagagtaggatctgggagagtagggttcgaatccccattctgccatggaagctctggctgcccttgggccattcacacactctcagcctagcctacttcacaagtTTGTAGTCAGAATACAACGGAGGGAAGGGGAACAgcgtaagccattttgggtcccaattaaggagaaaggcagggtgtaagcCAAGTAAATATATGAAAAAATGAGCATTTTCATTACGCCTCTGATTTTAAAAGTAAGTGATCCCTGACTGGATTTCCTTTTGATAACTGGGGGCTAGCTCACCCGTGCATGTTTATCACATGGCTAGTGGAGGATCAAGGAAATGAGCCACCACAGATCctatgccagggactgaactttaATAACACAGCAGACAAAGTGTTCTTAAAGTGTACTCCATTTAGACTTCCAATTGCAGGTAATTAAGTGGAGAAAAGCCAAGCGACGGCTCGATCTGCCTTTGGGGACTGGTTGTTTTTGTCTGTTGCAAAATCCAGAGGTTTACTGGCAGATCTATCACAAAGGGAGGCGTTCAGGTTCTAACTACAACTTCTGGAAATAGGGCAGTGCGGGTAAAGAGGCGTCATTCTGTACAAAGCACGAAGGTTAAGTAATTGATGCGGAAAGAGAAACATTACCTCTTTGCCGGACTTCTCAATCTCCACCGTCACGGTGGTGTGGTTCTTGTGCTCCTGGAACATGCAGAGGTAACAGATGCAGACCTGGTCGGTCTGGCAGAAGAGCTCCATGGTCTTGCCGTGGATGGGACATTTCCTGGCTTCAAAGTCCTTGATGGGGTCCAGCAGCTGGTGGTCTCGGAAGGCAGCCCCTTCCAAATGGGGCTTCAGGTGGAGCTCGCAAAAGCTCGCTTGGCACACCAGACAAGACTTCACCGCCTTCTGTTTGTTGTCGATGCAGGAGTCACAGAGGACCTCTTCCAGGTTCACCCGGGGCCTTGAACTAGACACTCTGGTGGCCCTAGTGAAGTGGGCCCTCTTGGTCTCTCCGGGTTCTGTAAGAGAGATGGAGATAGTGGGCTTCCTTAGATCCGCAATCTGCCCGCTGGAATACAGTGACTTTTTAGCATCCCCTTCGCTGGCGAAGGGTTTCTTCGTCTCTACCGTAAACATGGGCTTcctcaggtcccccctctccggGAAGGAAATCTGGGGCCTTCTAACTTCTCCTAGCTGCACAGTAGGGAAAGTTGGCTTCTTGGCCTCCCCAGAATCCACACTGAAGTAGGTCGACTTCTTCTCATCGGCTGATTCAATAAACTGGATGATAGGTCTCTTCCAGTCACCCCCAGCGTAAATAGAATTTTTGATCTGACCTGTCTCCAGCGAGGGGCTGGTCGAGTTGTTCTTGTTGCCATCTTTGTCACCTCTGATTGGACTGGTGGACTTCTTCACTTCCTCAGCGTCTTTCTTAGGGGAGACCGCGGTCTTTCCATCCTCTTGCTTCCCTACGGTCCCATTGGTGCGCGCGGTCTCCATTGTGCAGATTTGTCTCCACGGCGTGTTCTGGTTTTCCAGCCACCCAGCCTAGCTCCCTGCAGGAAGGGATCAGATTTGGGCCTACCTAGCTGGCTGGCTGCTCGGAAGCA
This window encodes:
- the TRIM29 gene encoding tripartite motif-containing protein 29 isoform X2, producing the protein METARTNGTVGKQEDGKTAVSPKKDAEEVKKSTSPIRGDKDGNKNNSTSPSLETGQIKNSIYAGGDWKRPIIQFIESADEKKSTYFSVDSGEAKKPTFPTVQLGEVRRPQISFPERGDLRKPMFTVETKKPFASEGDAKKSLYSSGQIADLRKPTISISLTEPGETKRAHFTRATRVSSSRPRVNLEEVLCDSCIDNKQKAVKSCLVCQASFCELHLKPHLEGAAFRDHQLLDPIKDFEARKCPIHGKTMELFCQTDQVCICYLCMFQEHKNHTTVTVEIEKSGKETELALQKEQLQLKIIEIEDEVDKWHKERDRIKNFTTNEKATVEQHFKELIRDLEKQRDEVKAGLDHREKVAVENISEIVEELEDRAKLLQEDKETREQISQISDSVLFLQEFGAMMRSYTIPPSLPTYSILLEGDNMSPSMGLLRDDLLNVCMRHVEKICKADLSRNFIERNHMENGDHRFMVNNYSDWNQPDSLKRFSMFLTPKVGNGTKMPYQFPPIGQSSPGDFSKQSDGSLYKNAYPSIVRHQTAKAQPQTWKSSKQSMLSHYRPFYVNKGNGVTSNEAP
- the TRIM29 gene encoding tripartite motif-containing protein 29 isoform X3, whose translation is METARTNGTVGKQEDGKTAVSPKKDAEEVKKSTSPIRGDKDGNKNNSTSPSLETGQIKNSIYAGGDWKRPIIQFIESADEKKSTYFSVDSGEAKKPTFPTVQLGEVRRPQISFPERGDLRKPMFTVETKKPFASEGDAKKSLYSSGQIADLRKPTISISLTEPGETKRAHFTRATRVSSSRPRVNLEEVLCDSCIDNKQKAVKSCLVCQASFCELHLKPHLEGAAFRDHQLLDPIKDFEARKCPIHGKTMELFCQTDQVCICYLCMFQEHKNHTTVTVEIEKSGKETELALQKEQLQLKIIEIEDEVDKWHKERDRIKNFTTNEKATVEQHFKELIRDLEKQRDEVKAGLDHREKVAVENISEIVEELEDRAKLLQEDKETREQISQISDSVLFLQEFGAMMRSYTIPPSLPTYSILLEGDNMSPSMGLLRDDLLNVCMRHVEKICKADLSRNFIERNHMENGDHRFMVNNYSDWNQPDSLKRFSMFLTPKGGNYNTRAWEYSTVQTAEESLSAGNSAYSLKAYPSIVRHQTAKAQPQTWKSSKQSMLSHYRPFYVNKGNGVTSNEAP